DNA sequence from the Malus sylvestris chromosome 10, drMalSylv7.2, whole genome shotgun sequence genome:
AGGCCCAAAATAACTCCAAATCTCATTAATGCATGTGTCATGTTCGAATCACAAAATGATTTTAGCAAAATGATAATCAACCATTTAAGCTCTTGGATCACCTATTACTGAGCAGGAAAGTTCAAATTTCACTAAACTACCAAGCAAACAGGTTTGTTGTTCTTAAAATTAGACCTAtctgtgtttgtgtatttttctttttggtaataGAGTTAACTTCCTTCTCTATAAATTTCTCAAATTGTGTCGAGACGAGactttcatttcttctccatttgcatGGCAATCAATCAGAGGTTAGTATAAGTAACAGCAGTGCATAGAGCAGAATTCTAATCTTTGGATGAGGGTGCTTTTTTTCTCGAGTTCTTTCATACTTGGCTACTATGTTGGAGTAGGATAAGAATCTGCAAGGGTTTGGCTCCCTCACAAGCCCTGAATATGAGCTAATAAAcaatatgtttggatgagggatgTGCAAGTACCAAGAGATTTGGGCTAAAAATAGTTAGAAATGAAATACAAAAAGGAGGAGGGATTGGAAATGAGTGGATACAATGCATTAAGAGGACTTGTAAATGCCTACTTGAAAGGAGTAATTTGTAAATCATACGTCTTTGCAATGATCATGTGCTGCATTTCTAATCTCTCCATGTAATCTTTTGTAGTCCATTTATAACTATATTTAGCCCAAAAACCTTGGCACTTGCAAATCCCTCACCCAAACCTAGTCTTAGAGTCTTAGACAATTGTCCACACTCTCCGGTACCTTGTGAAGATTGCCTCTAATTATTAATTCTACTTCGATTTTGATCCCAAATCCCTTGGTACTTGCAAATCCCTCACCCAAAAATCAGTACTAATTGATGTACTCAATGATGCTCTAAAATTGTTCTTCTGCATAGTGATCATTAGTGGTATCGTTGTGAACATCCACCCAAGTATGTAGTAGGTTGTAGAATGGCTCCCAAGTAGCAGAGACTGTAAAGGTATGACTTCAAATCATTTACTTCTGGCTGAAAAGTATCATTTCATACATAAATGGTAGACTATAAACGGTTCACTTCCCAGATTGGCCAAGGCAATGGCTCcattaagaagaagaaaagtaaCAAATCTTTTATTTGTGGCTTGTTCTTTTCCCCTATTTCTTTTGGTCTGATTTGCGCATTCATTAGGCGACTAatgaaaggataagattaggatgcttcgttggatgtgtgggcacacgagaaaggataagattaggaatgaggatatccggggtaaagtaggagtagccgaaattgaaggaaagatgagagaaaatcggttacggtggtttggacatgtgcaaagaaggcctactgacgctccgattagaagatgcgactatgggacagaggttcagggccgaaggggtagaggaagacctaggaaaactttggaagagactctaagaaaagacttagagtacttggatctaacgaaggacatgacacaggatcgagcacaatggcgttctaagattcatatagccgatcccactcagtgacttggattttccaagtctccaaccaagaagttttcctcactcgggaaattaagggaacactaccccaacctacatgctccactcagaaagcttcaacatacaagcttcaacaaaagaaaattcaaagaacttagcgaagaaggctttggtgtatttaacacaatacgttgaaatgaaggaaagcttatttattgatatccccgataagctacaaatatgtacatatacatgagtcaaaataaacacacaagagggagccttcacaaaggttgcttaggagaagtctcagcagtcggtagagccccagaaagagaaggcaccggagggggatcatttggagcctcagtactggacagaaccctagaaggaggaggcatcagaggttgatcatttggagcttcattacgcggtacagccccagaagacgaaggcaataaatgcctttggaacaaacccacaaatctctgatgatcaagtaaaacctgaccatcagtttccttcatctggtcaagcttcctcttcatgtttgtagcatagtcatgtgcgagccggtgcaactgtttattctcatgcttgagccctctaatctcctgtttgagactcatcacttcagccgccaatgattcaacttggcgggttcgagcaaataggcgttgggccatattagacacagaacctgcacactgaacactaagagccagcgaatccttaacagctaactcatcagaccgtttggaaagtagtctgttatctttgggagtgagaaggttcctggccaccaccgcagcagtcatatcattcttcatcacggaatccccaacggtaagaggaccagttggggagacgaaggatgggcgccatatgttgtctggagaaggcggggctgcctcttcaacaaggttcaagtcaaaacgacggtcggaggggccagacattttcaaaggtgttgaagagagaagaggtcgg
Encoded proteins:
- the LOC126585026 gene encoding uncharacterized protein LOC126585026; the encoded protein is MSGPSDRRFDLNLVEEAAPPSPDNIWRPSFVSPTGPLTVGDSVMKNDMTAAVVARNLLTPKDNRLLSKRSDELAVKDSLALSVQCAGSVSNMAQRLFARTRQVESLAAEVMSLKQEIRGLKHENKQLHRLAHDYATNMKRKLDQMKETDGQVLLDHQRFVGLFQRHLLPSSSGAVPRNEAPNDQPLMPPPSRVLSSTEAPNDPPPVPSLSGALPTAETSPKQPL